One Mus musculus strain C57BL/6J chromosome 2, GRCm38.p6 C57BL/6J genomic window, tgaaatttcacaaaccagacctccatcttctgcagtgttctcaacactatcttccaagctcctacacaacatccgacagagctcttaacaacggatggatcttcaagcccggagttccaaagtccttccacagtcctccccaaaacatggtcaggttgtcacaggaataccccactctgctggtaccaatttgtcttagtcagggtttctattcctccacaaacatgatgaccaagaagcaagttggggaggaaagggtttattcggcttacacttccaccctgctgttcatcaccaaaggaagtcaggactggaactcaagcaggtcagaaagcaggagctgatgcagaggccatggagggatgttctttactggcttgcttcccctggcttgctcagcctgctctcttatagaacccaagactaccagcccagggatggtcccacccacaaggggcctttcccccttgatcactaattgagaaaatgccttacagttggacctcatggaggcatttcctcaactgaagctcctttctctgtgataactccagctgtgtcaagttgacacaaaactagccagtacagtaggtGAGGTCTTTCTGCTTTGGCAGTAGTTGACATTCACCGTGAGGAGTCAAGTAATCAATTTTACACAATCAGTAAAATTCCATACTGGTCATCTTCAGGCATTTTTCAGATTAGGGCAATGTCAAATGAGATCACAGGCCCTCGTTGTGACACCATATTGCTGGCATACCTCACCATCTACCCCAGCAGTAGGACTGCCAATCTCCCAGCTGCCATTCCTTATGCAATTCAATCATTTAGGAACTGGACTTTTCATCTATCATTAATCATCCTGATCTGACTCTTgcttctgccctccttcctctctccacaaggTCCCAGGTCATGTCTACTCTGTATTATCCCAGGTATAACTGGGTCTGGCTATGTTCACtcttttgtgtataatatactttctcctctaccatacctaggagcagtgatgtctttacattttatttcttcattttcttccttttttttttttttgcccattaaaagtttctatctttaaaattcatagccacttttacttttaatattgttaatgtatgaatttgatCCCAGTTTGTCTGCAGGACCTCCCCACTATGAAGAAGAGTTGGCTGCATGCATaattgaatatacaaagaaaggaCCCTAGGccttttaaatggaaaatactTGGTCTGCAGGACTAGAATATTCTTTTCAATGTAAATTTTCCAGACTAGGGCTATGTCTGCTTGTAGGGTGTAACAGTTGAGCTTGGAAGGTTTCAGCTGTCTGAGTCTTTTGCTCAGTGATCCCACAGTAGAGGAGCTGCTGTTGCCCTGAGGCCCTGCTGGCTTTTCCAAGTTAATGAGGGACTTTGGGCAGGACTAACAATCAGGAACACTAGGGGAAGGTAGCTTACAGGTTCTTTACAAGATTCTCCTCAGATGCATGTGTtacaagctgcctggaagactaCAAGCCATCCCCTGGTTATTATAGTAATCTCCACTGAGAATACAGGAGGAGCAAGTCTGCGAGCTATTTGAGTCTGATCTGCTGGTTCTAAATGGACTGTGGGTCAgagtgtggttctgttggtccatgtggtgatcataACAGAGCTCCTCGTCCTTTGACTCTTCCTAAGTGTGGATTTACAGGGCTCCCAGAGGCTCGGTAGCCCTGGGAGTGGCAAGGTATGAAACTTAAATGTCACTATGCAGTGTGTATATACAGGAATTGCCTTTGGTGTGTAGTAGGACAACATTGGAAAAGCAatggtttgatttctagaatttctgacccttctgtattcagttttgtgtgaCTAGTTTTATAAATACTTTAGAAGTTAGTAGTAAAGAGCTGATCACGAtcatccttcagaaatatttgatTAGATTCCTTTTATCTTTCTGTTAACTATTGTCAAAATGCAATGATTCACAGAACTTCAATTCTTGGTTACAAAAAAAAGCTTCTGACATGCAGAAGTTTCTCAGGTGTTGATGgtgctgggtgggtggataggacaGATTGGAACATAATGcatatggcaggaagcagacattaaattaTCATTCAGCATTGTTTTGTATACTTCGGTGGGGCTGGTTTAACATGAAATTACTAAGGGTCATGAACAGCTATTGAGCCATAGTCCAACTTTCTCATCATCAACAATTTCAATGAGAACTCTAGAGCATGGGGCCTCTCTGTTTGAAGACAGATCAGTAGTATCTGGAGGGTCAGATTTATAACAGTttcagggtcacttatttatgttatttttatcggagtcaggaaatatgattttatttctatacacataCTAGCACAGGTAACATTGGTCAAGTTCACATTGTTCCTGGTGTAGTTGTATTAGTTattgaagaaaagttgaaaattggCCACATGGAAATGGGCAGAGGAAGCTTTCCCTGATATTGTGTTGCAGTTCTGTGGGCTACTATGAGAATTATGTCTAGGATAACAGATAATGGTCTTGGTCTTTAGACAGATTGCTTGTTCTTCGGGAGTACTGGCTATGGTTGAGAAGGGTGTGTCTGCCCATACTTGGGGGCTAAGACACAGACATGTggcaagaaaggaaggggagatggaaaAGGTCTTTTGTATCTGCAGGTAGCATGGACAGGTGAGAGGAAACTGCAGTCCTAAGGGCACTCTTGCATATTGGGTCTCAGGGAACAAAATATGGGTGAAGGTCTAGCAGCATTCTACATGGTTCCATGTATTAACATCTTAATACTAAGGCATCAGGTTCCCagagatcatttatttacttaagtttttgttgtccaactgtgaaagactggataaaaagtactatgtgggtgggcagggcagtCAGCGAATACTCATTTTGAAGTACACCTTTACACTGTTGTCTGtatcatattttttaatattcacaCGTATCGAATCTTTTAGGATTTAGTCACCTATGATgacgtgcatgtgaacttcactcaggatgagtgggctttgctggatccttctcagaagagtctctacaaggGTGTGATGCTAGAGACCTATAAGAATCTCACAGCTATAGgtaatattatgatttttttatttactttataacatgtatgcacaactgtttctttgttattttatttgtttttataatttcaattgagaatgaggaagaatatgATGAATAAATCACTCATGGTTTTAAAGTTCAATGGAGTTAATAACTTAAATACTGTTTAATTGCCAATaatgtaacatactttctctggTACTGGGTTTAGGTTACATTTGGGAAGAACATACGATTGAAGACCATTTTCAAACttctagaagtcatggaaggtaattttaCTCTGCAAGCTGAGGAGAAAATGCCTATGAAGAAAGTTTAACTTGTGCTACAAGTAGTAAAGAAAACCAATAGGGTACAATAAGCACTGCTTTCAGTGATGGATGTTTACTGACTTTCATAAAAATCATATATGTTTATGGCAGATATGTAACTGTTGTTTGCAAGACATTCCATTAggtcaaagacagagaaataatggcttaACAGGTATGTTACTGTTTAAATCAAGCCTAGTACAGCCATGCTATACAAGTGTGAGTGTCTTCAGTCTCATATCGCTTAGCTATTGcaaaaggaacacacagtgaTTAGGTGACAAGTATATGTCTAAAACCTAGTAATGAGCAAATAATCCATAGTGTATCTGAGCTCAATGATATACTTGTAATaacattgctaaatttagtgAGATGAACAGTTCATAAGATTCAAAAATGGTTTTGTGGAAAAACCTTAATCTCTGTACCACATCTCTGTGACAAAAAAAAGTCAGCTGTGAATGTAATGTGGAATTTTCACTTGTTATTCTTCTTTTGATGTGGATGTCATAGGTTACGATTGATACAAGCCTTGTGATCACTGGGGCATTGAAAGAAGCCACATACCTTTCACTTTTCCAGAACAATTAGAGGATATGCAGTATAACATATTTTGAACAACATACTAAATGTGCTATATAAGTTTATAAAAAATTTGTTTCCGAACATTGCTGGGGACATTTACCAACTCTAACTGCTGAAAATAGTAATGAGaattaaggcagtagaattttttttttcttttgcatttgttcATATTCCAAATGTAGTATTACTCTCATGATAACAAAATTTGTGAATGCAATAATTGTGCAAACACTGtgagttcttcctgttttttttcaaatatgtgagtaACCTTTTATAGAAAAAGTATGTTATAAATGTGAGCCAGATAATCAATACTGTTCCCATTTCATATATCCTCGAAGATGTAAAACAATTCATAATTTAGTAGAACTCCTTTGAATATAAACAAAGTAATATTATGTTAACATTAGATTGCTCTGTTCAatgaaaccaaaatttaaaacaattcatacagataaaaagactcaTCAGTATAATCAGTGTAAGAAAGATTTCACGTGTGCAAATTttatttgcaggcatgaaagaagttgtTCTGCAGAGCAACCCTCTGAgtttattcaatgtggtaaagcctttgcatatgagAGTGGTAGACAAAGGCATCAAATTAAACATAATGGagagaaacaccatgactgtaaccaatgtggtaaggACTTTAGAACATGGAATGTCCtgcaaatacataagcgaacacatacaggagagaaaccctatgactgtaaacaatgtggtaaagtctttgcaAGAAGCTgtcatctccaaatacataatcgaacacatgcaggagagaaacagtatgaatgtaaccaatgtggtaaagcttttaaaagaaggattaacctccaaatacataagcgaacacatacaggagagaaaccctatgaatgtaaccaatgtggaaaagcctttgcaaGTAGTGGTGAActccaaaaacataaacgaacacatacaggagagaaaccctatgaatgtaaacaatgtggtaaagccttttcacaaagcagtcatctccgaatacataagcgaacacatacaggagagaaaccctatgaatgtaaccaatgtggaaaagcctttgcaagaagtggtgacctccaaaaacataaacgaacacatacaggagagaaaccctatgaatgtaaacaatgtggtaaagcctttgcacatagcagTCATCTCCACAAACatgagcgaacacatacaggagacaaaccctatgaatgtaaacagtgtggtaaagcctttgcagtaatctatactctccaaatgcataagcgaacacatacaggagacaaaccctatgaatgtaaacaatgtggtaaagcctttgcagtaatctatactctccaaatgcataagcgaacacatacaggagagaaaccctataaatgtaaacaatgtggtaaagcctttgcaagaagctgtcatctccgaatacataagcgaacacatacaggagagaaaccctatgaatgtaaccaatgtggtaaagcctttgcagaaagcagtactctccaaatccataaccgaacacatacaggagagaaaccctatgaatgtaaccaatgtggtaaagcttttataaCAAGGAGAGtcctccaaatacataagcgaacacataccggagagaaaccctatgaatgtaaccaatgtggaaaaGCTTTTGCAAGAAGTTGtgacctccaaaaacataaacgaactcatacaggagagaaaccctatgaatgtaaccactgtggtaaagcctttgcacaaagcAGTTCTCTCCGAATCCATAAGCGAACATATACAGGAGAGAGACAATATGAATGTAACTAgtatggtaaagcctttgcaggaagcagtggtctccaatgccataaaagatcacatacacGAAAGACACCATATGAATGAAACCAAGGTGGTAAATCCTTTGAAGGAAGCAGTGGTCTTGAATATCATAATCGAACACACACAGCTGAAAAACCCaggaatgtaaccaatgtggtaaagtctttgcaGAAAGGAgtgacctttaaagagaaaagaccatacaggagagaaactctatgtAGGTATCTGATGTTATAAAGCCTTTGCAGCAAGCATTGATCTCCAAGTACATAAATGAACATATACCAGAGAGGAACCTTTTAAACGTAACCAATGTGTTTAACCTTTTTCGAAAACCAATAGTCTTtacacacataaaagcacatatagttgagagaaatgctttgattttaaccaatgtggttaaactttttcaaaaagcAGTCATCAACAAAATCATGAAAGAGCACGTATAGGAGAGAGATTTTTGAATGTTAGCAATGGTGCTTTTATAGCTTTTTCACAAAGCAGTGGCctccaaatatataaaggaacacatacaggagagaa contains:
- the Gm2007 gene encoding predicted gene 2007 isoform X1; this encodes MDLVTYDDVHVNFTQDEWALLDPSQKSLYKGVMLETYKNLTAIGYIWEEHTIEDHFQTSRSHGRHERSCSAEQPSEFIQCGKAFAYESGRQRHQIKHNGEKHHDCNQCGKDFRTWNVLQIHKRTHTGEKPYDCKQCGKVFARSCHLQIHNRTHAGEKQYECNQCGKAFKRRINLQIHKRTHTGEKPYECNQCGKAFASSGELQKHKRTHTGEKPYECKQCGKAFSQSSHLRIHKRTHTGEKPYECNQCGKAFARSGDLQKHKRTHTGEKPYECKQCGKAFAHSSHLHKHERTHTGDKPYECKQCGKAFAVIYTLQMHKRTHTGDKPYECKQCGKAFAVIYTLQMHKRTHTGEKPYKCKQCGKAFARSCHLRIHKRTHTGEKPYECNQCGKAFAESSTLQIHNRTHTGEKPYECNQCGKAFITRRVLQIHKRTHTGEKPYECNQCGKAFARSCDLQKHKRTHTGEKPYECNHCGKAFAQSSSLRIHKRTYTGERQYECN
- the Gm2007 gene encoding predicted gene 2007 isoform X3, which encodes MKPKFKTIHTDKKTHQYNQCKKDFTCANFICRHERSCSAEQPSEFIQCGKAFAYESGRQRHQIKHNGEKHHDCNQCGKDFRTWNVLQIHKRTHTGEKPYDCKQCGKVFARSCHLQIHNRTHAGEKQYECNQCGKAFKRRINLQIHKRTHTGEKPYECNQCGKAFASSGELQKHKRTHTGEKPYECKQCGKAFSQSSHLRIHKRTHTGEKPYECNQCGKAFARSGDLQKHKRTHTGEKPYECKQCGKAFAHSSHLHKHERTHTGDKPYECKQCGKAFAVIYTLQMHKRTHTGDKPYECKQCGKAFAVIYTLQMHKRTHTGEKPYKCKQCGKAFARSCHLRIHKRTHTGEKPYECNQCGKAFAESSTLQIHNRTHTGEKPYECNQCGKAFITRRVLQIHKRTHTGEKPYECNQCGKAFARSCDLQKHKRTHTGEKPYECNHCGKAFAQSSSLRIHKRTYTGERQYECN
- the Gm2007 gene encoding predicted gene 2007 isoform X2, coding for MLETYKNLTAIGYIWEEHTIEDHFQTSRSHGRHERSCSAEQPSEFIQCGKAFAYESGRQRHQIKHNGEKHHDCNQCGKDFRTWNVLQIHKRTHTGEKPYDCKQCGKVFARSCHLQIHNRTHAGEKQYECNQCGKAFKRRINLQIHKRTHTGEKPYECNQCGKAFASSGELQKHKRTHTGEKPYECKQCGKAFSQSSHLRIHKRTHTGEKPYECNQCGKAFARSGDLQKHKRTHTGEKPYECKQCGKAFAHSSHLHKHERTHTGDKPYECKQCGKAFAVIYTLQMHKRTHTGDKPYECKQCGKAFAVIYTLQMHKRTHTGEKPYKCKQCGKAFARSCHLRIHKRTHTGEKPYECNQCGKAFAESSTLQIHNRTHTGEKPYECNQCGKAFITRRVLQIHKRTHTGEKPYECNQCGKAFARSCDLQKHKRTHTGEKPYECNHCGKAFAQSSSLRIHKRTYTGERQYECN